One window of the bacterium genome contains the following:
- the add gene encoding adenosine deaminase, translating to MLRGPRIPDDVLRALPKTDLLCHLDGSLRLGTFRELAVARGTDVPADDGAALRRFFPVDHESCQQHFAGFFEHTTAVMQTPASLTRVARELALDEAAQGCWYLEVRFCPLRHQQDGMTLDETVAAVRAGLAEAERECGIRTGIIITGIRTISPELSLRLAELAVRWKGRGVVAFDLAGREKDYPAKLHREAFYYIMNHNMCSTIHAGESFGPESIHQALHYCGANRIGHGTRLNEDPDLLAYVNDLRIPLEMSLSSNMLTGVVPSLAEHPLRRYLDLGLRVTLNTDNTLFARTSLCRELRLAVDTFDLNLLETETLMLNGIKSAFLPQGEKADLIREAVTTVVSLRDKFALDEMGIA from the coding sequence ATGTTGAGGGGTCCCCGCATCCCGGACGACGTCCTGCGCGCCCTGCCCAAGACGGACCTGCTGTGCCACCTGGACGGCAGCCTGCGCCTGGGCACCTTCCGCGAACTGGCCGTCGCCCGCGGCACCGACGTCCCGGCCGACGACGGCGCGGCCCTCAGGCGCTTCTTCCCCGTGGATCACGAGAGTTGCCAGCAGCACTTCGCTGGCTTCTTCGAGCACACGACCGCGGTCATGCAGACGCCCGCGAGCCTGACGCGCGTGGCGCGCGAACTGGCCCTGGACGAGGCCGCGCAGGGGTGCTGGTATCTCGAAGTGCGGTTCTGCCCGTTGCGGCACCAGCAGGACGGCATGACCCTGGACGAGACGGTCGCCGCCGTGCGCGCCGGACTGGCGGAGGCGGAGCGGGAATGCGGCATCCGCACCGGGATCATCATCACCGGCATTCGCACCATCAGTCCCGAACTGTCCCTGCGCCTGGCCGAGCTGGCGGTGCGCTGGAAGGGCCGGGGCGTGGTCGCCTTCGACCTGGCCGGCAGGGAGAAGGACTACCCGGCCAAGCTGCACCGCGAGGCCTTCTACTACATCATGAACCACAACATGTGCTCGACCATCCACGCGGGGGAGAGCTTCGGGCCGGAATCGATCCACCAGGCGCTGCACTACTGCGGCGCCAACCGCATCGGACACGGCACGCGCCTGAACGAGGATCCCGATCTGCTCGCCTACGTGAACGACCTGCGCATCCCGCTGGAGATGTCGCTCAGCAGCAACATGCTGACCGGCGTGGTGCCCTCGCTGGCGGAGCATCCGCTGCGCCGCTACCTCGACCTCGGATTGCGCGTGACGCTGAACACGGACAACACGCTCTTCGCCCGCACCTCCCTGTGCCGCGAGTTGAGACTGGCGGTCGACACGTTCGATCTTAATCTGCTGGAGACCGAGACGCTCATGCTGAACGGGATCAAGAGCGCCTTCCTGCCCCAGGGGGAGAAGGCTGACCTGATCCGCGAGGCGGTGACCACCGTGGTCTCATTGCGCGACAAGTTCGCGCTGGACGAGATGGGGATCGCATGA
- a CDS encoding deoxynucleoside kinase translates to MSGTRDIPFYLSISGNIGVGKSTVCALVGDAFDWPTYYEPVDGNPYLADYYRDMRRWSFHLQIYFLSKRFEVQKKIIEHGRSAVQDRTIYEDVEIFAKVLNKRGAMDDRDYENYREVFRNMVSFLRPPDLILYLRASVDAAMSRIEQRARDCETGIPRDFIQDLNDAYEDWIGRAEEICPVRVIDSEKINLRDDSEAQRELLDYIGVLHERKRRAGSAGGGA, encoded by the coding sequence ATGAGCGGCACTCGGGACATACCTTTCTATCTCTCCATCTCGGGCAACATCGGCGTGGGCAAGTCGACCGTCTGCGCGCTGGTGGGCGACGCCTTCGACTGGCCCACCTACTACGAACCCGTCGACGGCAATCCCTACCTCGCCGATTACTACCGCGACATGCGCCGCTGGTCCTTCCACCTCCAGATCTACTTCCTGAGCAAGCGCTTCGAGGTGCAGAAGAAGATCATCGAGCACGGCCGCTCGGCGGTGCAGGACCGCACCATCTACGAGGACGTCGAGATCTTCGCCAAGGTGCTGAACAAGCGCGGCGCCATGGACGACCGCGACTACGAGAACTACCGCGAGGTATTCCGGAACATGGTCTCGTTCCTGCGCCCACCGGATCTGATCCTCTACCTGCGCGCCAGCGTGGACGCGGCGATGTCCCGCATCGAGCAGCGCGCGCGCGACTGCGAGACGGGCATCCCGCGCGACTTCATCCAGGACCTGAACGACGCCTACGAGGACTGGATCGGGCGGGCCGAGGAGATCTGCCCCGTGCGCGTCATCGACAGCGAAAAGATCAACCTGCGCGACGATTCCGAGGCGCAGCGGGAACTGCTCGACTACATCGGCGTGCTGCACGAGCGCAAGCGCCGCGCCGGGTCGGCCGGAGGTGGGGCATGA